One segment of Deinococcus seoulensis DNA contains the following:
- a CDS encoding substrate-binding domain-containing protein, giving the protein MPPAKPTDPGGPPTGNPRSAGGRVTLRDVARTLGVSVATVSNAYNRPDQLSEDLRRRVLQAARELGYNGPDPLARSLRRGRTGVLGVVYDAPLEYAFADPAAALFLGSVTRAVQHHDLNVLLLASPHAAPHPPAGAPAHDPTGPVRSASVDGFIVYCAADDSPLLRAVLERGLPTVLVDQERHDEAVNIGIDDAGGAQAAAEHLLSLGHRHLGVLCLELAEQRASGPVGPEREAQASYRTSDQRLRGYRAAIRACPDAALHPTEAPHNTPQAGEALTLDLLRRHPDITAVLCMSDVLAQGALRAAASLGLRVPQDLSVTGYDDLPSSESLNLTTVWQPTGDKGERVGQAILTLLAGQPAQPVTLPTRLVVRGTTAPPRPQATRD; this is encoded by the coding sequence CCCCGGCGGCCCGCCCACCGGCAACCCCCGCAGCGCCGGCGGACGCGTCACCCTGCGGGACGTGGCCCGCACCCTGGGCGTCAGCGTCGCCACTGTCAGCAACGCCTACAACCGCCCCGACCAGCTCAGCGAGGACCTGCGCCGCCGCGTCCTGCAGGCCGCCCGCGAACTCGGCTACAACGGCCCCGACCCGCTGGCCCGCAGCCTGCGCCGGGGCCGCACCGGCGTCCTGGGCGTGGTGTACGACGCCCCCCTGGAATACGCCTTCGCGGACCCCGCCGCCGCGCTGTTCCTGGGCAGCGTGACCCGCGCCGTGCAGCACCACGACCTGAACGTGCTGCTGCTCGCCAGCCCCCACGCCGCCCCCCACCCGCCCGCCGGAGCGCCCGCCCACGACCCGACCGGCCCGGTCCGCAGCGCCAGCGTGGACGGCTTCATCGTGTACTGCGCCGCCGACGACAGCCCCCTGCTGCGCGCCGTGCTGGAACGCGGCCTGCCCACCGTGCTGGTCGACCAGGAGCGCCACGACGAGGCCGTGAACATCGGCATCGACGACGCCGGGGGCGCCCAGGCGGCCGCCGAGCACCTGCTCTCGCTGGGGCACCGGCACCTGGGCGTGCTGTGCCTTGAACTGGCCGAGCAGCGCGCCAGCGGCCCGGTCGGCCCGGAACGCGAGGCGCAGGCCAGTTACCGCACCAGCGACCAGCGCCTGCGCGGCTACCGCGCCGCCATCCGCGCCTGCCCAGACGCTGCGCTGCACCCCACCGAAGCCCCCCACAACACCCCGCAGGCGGGCGAGGCCCTCACCCTGGACCTGCTGCGCCGTCACCCGGACATCACGGCCGTGCTGTGCATGAGCGACGTGCTCGCCCAGGGAGCGCTGCGGGCGGCCGCCAGCCTGGGCCTGCGCGTCCCGCAGGACCTCAGCGTGACCGGGTACGACGACCTGCCCAGCAGCGAGAGCCTGAACCTCACGACCGTCTGGCAACCCACCGGCGACAAGGGCGAACGGGTCGGGCAGGCCATCCTGACCCTGCTGGCCGGACAGCCCGCCCAGCCCGTCACGCTGCCCACCCGCCTCGTCGTGCGCGGCACCACCGCCCCACCCCGCCCACAGGCCACGCGCGACTGA
- the galE gene encoding UDP-glucose 4-epimerase GalE produces the protein MKILVVGGAGYIGSHTVRQLIRAGHTPVVFDNLSSGHAEALPAEVPLVRGDLLDADAVRAALNAHQPDAVIHFAALIEVGESMRAPARYYRNNVVGSLNLLQAITETRKVPLVFSSTAAVYGTTDLVPIPENAAMQPESVYGETKLMTENMIHAFHTAHGLPYTVLRYFNVCGAAPEGDIGEAHAGKSHLIELAALTALGQREKMFIFGDDYPTPDGTCIRDYVHVQDLADAHVLAVEALLAGQRTEGTFNVGLGHGFSVKEVLDTVDDVIGTPLNRELAPRRAGDPPRLVADATRIREELGFKPQFTDLKDIVQTAWNWHKAHPHDFKQ, from the coding sequence ATGAAGATTCTCGTGGTGGGCGGCGCAGGGTACATCGGTTCTCACACGGTCCGGCAACTGATCCGGGCCGGGCACACGCCGGTCGTGTTCGACAACCTCTCCAGCGGGCACGCCGAGGCCCTGCCCGCCGAGGTTCCCCTGGTCCGCGGCGATCTGCTCGACGCCGACGCCGTGCGCGCTGCCCTGAACGCCCACCAGCCGGACGCCGTGATTCACTTCGCCGCGCTGATCGAGGTGGGCGAGAGCATGCGCGCCCCGGCCCGCTACTACCGCAACAACGTGGTCGGCAGCCTGAACCTGCTTCAGGCCATCACCGAGACCCGCAAGGTGCCGCTGGTGTTCTCCTCGACGGCCGCCGTGTACGGCACCACCGACCTCGTGCCCATCCCAGAGAACGCCGCCATGCAGCCCGAGAGCGTGTACGGCGAGACGAAACTCATGACCGAGAACATGATTCACGCCTTCCACACGGCGCACGGCCTGCCGTACACGGTCCTGCGGTACTTCAACGTGTGCGGCGCCGCCCCCGAGGGCGACATCGGCGAGGCGCACGCCGGTAAATCCCACCTGATCGAACTGGCCGCCCTGACCGCCCTGGGCCAGCGCGAGAAGATGTTCATCTTCGGCGACGACTACCCCACCCCGGACGGCACCTGCATCCGCGACTACGTGCACGTGCAGGACCTCGCCGACGCGCACGTGCTGGCGGTCGAGGCGCTGCTGGCCGGGCAGCGCACCGAGGGCACCTTCAACGTGGGCCTGGGCCACGGCTTCAGCGTCAAGGAAGTGCTGGACACCGTGGACGACGTGATCGGCACGCCCCTGAACCGCGAACTCGCCCCCCGCCGCGCCGGGGACCCCCCCCGTCTCGTGGCCGACGCCACCCGCATCCGCGAGGAACTGGGCTTCAAACCGCAGTTCACGGACCTGAAAGACATCGTGCAGACTGCCTGGAACTGGCACAAAGCGCACCCGCACGACTTCAAACAGTGA